Proteins encoded in a region of the Rhodopirellula halodulae genome:
- a CDS encoding S1C family serine protease, with translation MGVLLSMGLLAGFTASGAGVGTVTADDLQNVTATSYRAAETSVREMRTNARSSRSMRETPTVTAIRRASPSVVNLHGQKTIRNTAANMAGASPDSFRQVNGMGTGVVIDPRGYVITNYHVVEDVNDLNVTLHSGEATRADLIATDPQSDLALVKLRGNGPFPTIPRGRSDDLMIGETVIAIGNAFGYVHTSTEGIISALHRDVPVNETQQYRDLIQTSAGINPGNSGGPLLNIDGEMIGVNVAVRVGAQQIAFAIPIDQVLETVTDMIDRHNSRRMVIGMQGAPTSRGGIQVTQLDDGGSAYQAGLQRGDRLVRLNEQSIEDPLNYALSVLELRPGDPLKVEFERDGDFFQTELATAASAQAFGDPASALAWQVIGVSVRPAGESFVRRMNSRLRTNYRGGLIVTDVRPGSAASEQGIAAGDVLLGIHVWQTAAVEDLAEILEQPNIRRGSKAKFFLVRKDQTLYGHLQLASQGSQLTRH, from the coding sequence CTGGGCGTGTTGTTGTCGATGGGATTGCTGGCCGGTTTCACCGCCAGTGGTGCCGGCGTCGGTACGGTGACCGCTGACGACCTACAAAACGTCACCGCCACCAGCTATCGCGCCGCCGAGACCAGCGTTCGTGAGATGCGAACCAACGCTCGGTCCAGCCGCTCGATGCGTGAAACGCCCACGGTCACCGCGATTCGTCGTGCGTCACCGTCGGTTGTGAACCTGCACGGTCAAAAGACGATCCGCAACACCGCTGCCAACATGGCGGGGGCTTCGCCTGATTCTTTCCGGCAAGTCAACGGAATGGGAACCGGTGTGGTCATCGACCCGCGTGGATACGTGATCACCAACTACCACGTCGTGGAAGACGTCAATGATCTCAACGTGACCTTGCATTCGGGGGAAGCCACCCGAGCTGACTTGATCGCGACGGATCCCCAGAGCGATTTGGCATTGGTGAAGTTGCGAGGCAATGGCCCGTTCCCAACGATCCCTCGCGGTCGCAGCGATGACTTGATGATCGGCGAGACGGTCATCGCGATCGGGAATGCGTTCGGCTATGTGCACACCAGCACTGAAGGCATCATCAGTGCACTGCACCGCGATGTACCGGTCAACGAGACGCAGCAATACCGTGACCTGATTCAAACCAGTGCCGGAATCAACCCGGGCAACTCGGGTGGCCCACTGCTGAACATTGATGGCGAGATGATCGGCGTCAACGTCGCCGTTCGAGTCGGTGCTCAACAGATTGCTTTTGCCATTCCGATTGATCAAGTGTTGGAAACGGTCACCGACATGATCGACCGACACAACAGTCGCCGAATGGTGATCGGAATGCAGGGGGCACCCACCTCGCGTGGCGGAATCCAGGTCACACAATTGGACGATGGCGGGTCGGCTTACCAAGCCGGTTTGCAACGGGGCGATCGGCTGGTGCGACTGAACGAACAATCGATCGAAGACCCATTGAACTACGCACTGTCCGTGCTGGAATTGCGACCGGGCGATCCGTTGAAGGTGGAGTTCGAACGCGACGGCGACTTCTTCCAGACGGAACTTGCCACGGCGGCTTCGGCCCAGGCATTTGGTGATCCCGCGTCGGCTTTGGCGTGGCAAGTGATTGGTGTCTCGGTTCGACCGGCCGGCGAATCGTTCGTTCGCCGAATGAACTCACGACTTCGTACCAACTATCGCGGCGGATTGATCGTCACGGATGTTCGTCCGGGCTCCGCCGCTTCAGAACAAGGCATCGCGGCAGGCGACGTCTTGTTGGGCATCCACGTGTGGCAAACCGCCGCCGTGGAAGATTTGGCGGAGATCTTGGAACAACCCAACATCCGTCGTGGTTCCAAAGCAAAGTTCTTCCTCGTTCGAAAGGACCAAACGCTGTATGGCCATTTGCAACTCGCTTCTCAGGGAAGCCAACTGACTCGTCATTGA
- a CDS encoding tetratricopeptide repeat protein, producing the protein MRIQAPPTREPKRIARPTTRRITWWDADRRWIADQRWAVLIAVGCLFSPLAAIWDAGILGVGGFVGGASNGGWIQSANADSEWLSTVPIADDEEIAALIEGLGSDSYATRVRSRQQLSRIGLAAFDALRRARYHPDNEVAIVARKLTSDGRVQWAISSDSDEVREILDEFSSRTVMARKQRISRLASLPIMESFPALVRVARFEPESSLSRFAALALLAQPVREMDGRENGLPANSNADGIAKDEESRWKGLSEHDRSLMAKHLDVVFEEDPRISSQWLKQYANELTSGLFDPQAWTDLIEQMEIHWQTDPAENSQWQLGVVTGDELFHLTWLNAERALVLGQSDEAASFFIRHIDVIPSRTRELTDAALWAIDHQLFDVVTAAHAKHQSLFEKSPPLLYASAEALLRSDQPELAEQRAEMALKLNPVVNADEEDAPQLHPVLLENNEQAHLRSAADLLDRGLYDWAQDEYRMMVDQLPLANISAAMARTELAEHLAELQRPAEVVEVLQPLVERMEKDDSFRHRYMAHDFDYQSLRSLLDFQAGLDLAAKQDPTAASKRLQAAFEMDTENIDILIAMYRLEWDEPWKESVVARIESVLSEIDEDIAETQETFRQSGNGRSGRQVAIRDLLLANFYNQYAWLVSNTEGDYEKALQRSIRSLELSPGSEALLDTCGRCYYAAGNLPAAIRTQRRAVQLTPHSPPLQRQLKLFETSWLDANPGKTLDELPEVELPIAEGSAQERTDRQRRLGVVPPDGPLSFLNQ; encoded by the coding sequence ATGCGAATCCAAGCCCCTCCCACCCGCGAGCCGAAACGAATTGCTCGTCCCACGACTCGTCGAATCACTTGGTGGGATGCCGATCGACGTTGGATTGCGGATCAACGCTGGGCGGTGTTGATCGCGGTTGGGTGTCTGTTCAGCCCTCTCGCTGCAATCTGGGATGCTGGGATCTTGGGGGTCGGGGGCTTTGTCGGCGGTGCCAGCAATGGCGGCTGGATCCAATCCGCAAACGCTGACAGTGAATGGCTGAGCACGGTCCCCATCGCGGACGACGAAGAGATCGCCGCGTTGATTGAGGGCTTGGGATCCGATAGCTACGCGACGCGGGTTCGTTCCCGTCAACAGTTGTCTCGGATCGGTTTGGCGGCGTTTGATGCGTTGCGACGGGCCAGGTACCACCCCGACAACGAAGTTGCGATCGTTGCCAGAAAGCTCACCAGCGACGGACGGGTTCAGTGGGCGATCAGCTCGGACTCCGACGAAGTGCGAGAGATCCTCGATGAGTTCAGTTCGCGAACGGTGATGGCCCGAAAGCAACGGATCAGTCGATTGGCCAGTTTGCCAATCATGGAGTCCTTTCCGGCGTTGGTGCGAGTGGCGCGGTTCGAACCGGAATCGTCGCTCAGCCGTTTCGCGGCGCTGGCGTTGTTGGCTCAACCGGTTCGCGAAATGGATGGGCGAGAGAACGGGCTGCCCGCGAACTCGAACGCGGATGGTATTGCGAAAGACGAGGAGTCTCGTTGGAAAGGGCTCAGCGAACACGACCGATCGCTCATGGCCAAACACTTGGACGTGGTGTTCGAAGAAGACCCACGCATCTCCAGCCAGTGGCTCAAACAGTATGCCAATGAGTTGACATCGGGACTCTTCGATCCGCAGGCGTGGACGGACTTGATCGAGCAGATGGAGATTCATTGGCAAACCGATCCCGCCGAGAATTCCCAGTGGCAACTGGGCGTGGTGACAGGCGATGAGCTGTTTCATTTGACATGGTTGAATGCCGAACGAGCCCTCGTGCTGGGCCAGTCCGACGAAGCGGCCAGTTTCTTTATCCGGCACATTGATGTCATTCCGTCACGAACCCGCGAATTGACCGACGCTGCTTTGTGGGCGATCGATCACCAACTGTTTGATGTGGTGACGGCGGCTCACGCCAAGCATCAGTCGCTGTTTGAAAAGTCGCCACCGCTGCTGTACGCCTCGGCGGAGGCCTTGTTGCGATCGGACCAACCGGAGTTGGCTGAACAGCGAGCTGAGATGGCGTTGAAGTTGAATCCGGTGGTCAACGCCGACGAGGAAGACGCACCCCAACTGCATCCGGTTTTGCTTGAGAACAACGAGCAAGCCCATCTGCGATCGGCGGCGGATTTGCTGGATCGCGGATTGTACGACTGGGCACAAGATGAATACCGAATGATGGTCGATCAGTTGCCGCTAGCGAATATCTCGGCCGCCATGGCACGCACTGAGTTGGCGGAACATCTGGCTGAGCTGCAACGTCCCGCGGAAGTGGTCGAGGTGTTGCAACCACTGGTGGAACGGATGGAAAAGGATGACAGTTTTCGCCATCGCTACATGGCGCACGATTTTGACTATCAATCGTTGAGAAGCTTGTTGGATTTTCAAGCTGGATTGGATTTGGCCGCCAAGCAGGATCCCACCGCGGCCAGCAAACGATTGCAGGCGGCGTTCGAAATGGACACCGAGAACATTGACATTCTGATCGCGATGTATCGTTTGGAATGGGACGAACCTTGGAAAGAGTCGGTGGTGGCGCGAATCGAATCCGTCTTGAGCGAAATTGATGAAGACATCGCAGAAACTCAAGAAACGTTCCGCCAATCAGGCAACGGTCGTTCAGGACGCCAGGTTGCGATCCGCGATTTGTTATTGGCCAACTTCTACAACCAATACGCTTGGTTGGTCAGTAATACGGAGGGCGACTACGAAAAGGCTCTGCAGCGCAGCATTCGTTCGTTGGAGTTGAGCCCCGGCAGCGAAGCATTGCTGGATACCTGCGGTCGTTGCTACTACGCCGCTGGCAATCTGCCCGCCGCCATTCGGACGCAGCGTCGTGCGGTTCAGTTGACGCCGCATTCGCCTCCATTGCAAAGACAATTGAAACTGTTCGAGACATCGTGGTTGGATGCCAATCCTGGAAAGACACTGGATGAACTTCCCGAGGTTGAGCTGCCCATCGCGGAAGGCTCGGCGCAGGAACGAACCGACCGGCAACGTCGCTTGGGAGTGGTGCCACCGGACGGCCCGCTCAGTTTCTTGAATCAATAG
- a CDS encoding Nif3-like dinuclear metal center hexameric protein, with protein sequence MSLTIESICQSLSAIAPLKLAEEWDNVGLLMGDRSMEAHRILTCLTITPAVVEEAIELAADLIITHHPLPFKPMARITTDSAAGSLVWKLCRAGIAVYSAHTAYDSAAGGINDQWAQRLSLMQIKPLNPFLEDPSVGSGRYGELPEPMTAREFLAFAANSSGSTRPRLVGDFDRPVRRIGIGCGSGGSFVGAARRRGCDLLLTGEATLHTCLEAENTGLTLALVGHHASERFAMETLAERLLREIQPLHENFAGQTTDTPASPTGNWVRSSQRERDPIAVDPISLNP encoded by the coding sequence GTGTCTTTGACCATCGAATCCATTTGCCAATCGCTTTCCGCCATCGCTCCATTGAAGTTGGCAGAAGAGTGGGACAACGTGGGGTTGCTGATGGGCGACCGCTCGATGGAAGCCCACCGGATTTTGACTTGCCTGACGATCACCCCCGCCGTGGTGGAGGAAGCGATCGAACTGGCGGCCGATTTGATCATCACGCATCATCCGTTGCCGTTCAAACCGATGGCTCGGATCACGACTGATTCCGCGGCCGGATCGCTGGTTTGGAAACTCTGCCGAGCCGGCATCGCCGTGTATAGCGCCCACACCGCCTATGATTCCGCCGCTGGTGGGATCAACGACCAATGGGCACAGCGTCTGTCGTTGATGCAAATCAAACCGCTCAACCCGTTTCTCGAAGATCCCAGCGTGGGATCAGGTCGCTACGGGGAACTGCCCGAGCCGATGACCGCTCGGGAGTTTTTGGCTTTCGCGGCAAATTCATCTGGATCCACGCGGCCGAGGTTGGTCGGTGATTTTGACCGGCCAGTGCGTCGGATCGGCATTGGCTGTGGCAGCGGAGGCTCGTTTGTCGGAGCCGCCCGTCGTCGCGGTTGCGATCTGCTGCTGACCGGCGAAGCCACGCTGCACACGTGTTTGGAGGCGGAAAACACGGGATTAACGCTGGCCCTGGTCGGTCACCACGCCAGCGAACGATTCGCGATGGAAACGCTGGCGGAACGCCTGCTCCGTGAGATCCAGCCGCTGCACGAAAACTTCGCTGGCCAGACCACCGACACGCCGGCGTCCCCTACGGGCAATTGGGTCCGCAGCAGCCAAAGGGAACGAGATCCGATCGCAGTTGACCCAATTTCCCTGAACCCGTAA